In one Vidua chalybeata isolate OUT-0048 chromosome 4, bVidCha1 merged haplotype, whole genome shotgun sequence genomic region, the following are encoded:
- the PCM1 gene encoding pericentriolar material 1 protein isoform X11, translated as MATGGGPFEEGMNDQDLPSWSNESLDDRLNNTDWGSQQKKANRSSEKNKKKLSGEGETRLTNDISPESSPGMERRKTRTSHSFPHARYMTQMSVPEQAELERLKQRINFSDLDQRSIGSDSQGRATAANNKRQLNENKKPFNFLSLQINTNKSKDPASGSQKKEGGVSAQCKELFGAALSKDFLQNCQVSAQEDGTGEQAMDSSQIVSRLVQIRDYIAKASSMRDDLVEKNERSANVERLSHLIDDLKEQEKSYLKFLQKMLARENEEDDDRTIDSAVGSGSVGESTSLNIDVQSEASDTTEVSFSLSCRPCIEDKLGNSASQEQVTDIDVTPSPKVKSERAALNDREIWPCGINSQDHGLLSKARDPQQEAKEELENLKKQHDLLKRMLQQQEELKALQGRQAALLALQHKAEQAIAVLDDSVVTETTGSVSGVSLTSELNEELNDLIQRFHNQLHDSQTQSVPDNRRQAESLSLTREISQSRNSSMSERQSDEKAQLFNKMRMLQGKKQKMDKLLGELHTLRDQHLNNSSFFPASGSPQRSVDQRSTTSAASGPVGIVTVVNGETNSLASAPYPPDSLVSQNESEEDENLNPTEKLQKLNEVRKRLNELRELVHYYEQTSDMMTDAVNENTKEEEETEESESDSEHEDPQPVTNIRNPQGISTWSEINSNSNVQCGTNNRDGRHLNTDCEINNRSAANIRTLKMSSALDCHNRENDKHLDLPRGEDDEVEEDRVSEDSMSSHRSSLGDVAGDAEFEQKINRLIAAKQKLRQLQNLAAMVQDDDPEPQGAIANASNIGDLLGEVEETKQQPNNVRASSNKLKKDVRLNEKAREKFYEAKLQQQQRELKQLQEERRKLFEIQEKIQVLQKACPDLQLSAGLGNCPANRQTSQATSTPAMNDCNTAGKPLFECDESVPIGNEQLWSEMRRHEILREELRQRRKQLEALMAEDQRRRELAETVSAVAASLKSEGSEAQCTPQQSRTEKTMATWGGSTQCALEEENGDEDCYLSDGVGQAEEEEEDASSLNYSFSVYPNNNIPENAYFVKGNKDRWKNCRPLSADGNYRPVSKARQQQNITMRRQENFRWMSELSYVEEKEQWQEQINQLKKQHEFSVSICQTLMQDQQTLSCLLQTLLTGPYSMMPNNVASSQINLIMHQLNQCYTQLNWQQNNVQRLKQMLSDLMQQQEQQCQEKPSRKERGSSAPPPPSPVFCPFNYPPQPVNLFSVPGFTNYSSFAPGINCNPVFPCGFGDFAHNVSPRSSEQQEQQHPLDPNTAGKTEYMAFPKPFESNSSNGGEKQRRNHRQPEEEMEKRSTWLDDSQEMKKDDQSQLNAGFAVSVQNIASSHKNQCDVNRRREFDEESLESFSSMPDPIDPTTVTKTFRSRKASAQASLASKDKTPKSKNKRKSSSQLKGRIKNTGYESASASSVCEPSKNNKSRHSDDVVHAKVFSKRNQEQLEKIIKYSRSTEMSSAHARRILQQSNRNACIEAPETGSDLSMFEALRDTIYSEVATLISQNESRPHFLIELFHELQLLNTDYLRQRALYALQDIVTRHLCEKNEKGKCAKSLNSTTWVASNSELTPSESLASTDDETFGKNFSTEACQDCEQPDADNGSIMSTSSNFEPFATDDLGPGTGECQSGPQSGDVSSVPCPRIDTQQLDRQIKAIMKEVIPFLKEHMDEVCSSQLLTSVRRMVLTLTQQNDESKEFVKFFHKQLGSILQDLLAKFAGRKLKDCGEDLLVEISEVLFNELAFFKLMQDLDNNSISVKQRCKRKIETTEVMQSYAKEAKKGLQVDVCSSVEDVDEDKDKDETETAKQVPDSEVCACNGVPESIRSDASDQEEDEESESGPVAISLSKAETQALTNYGSGEDENEDEEIEFEEGPVDVQTSLQASSETTENEQTSNQELSKAKNSEILSSEQEPVNVKGEQDVAATVHHYLSVMENTPALIVNTPESFITATVKTEGLSSSLAVNETQTPDTTCAENKSAASSESSMAGSPDTESPVLVNEYEPGSGNVSQKSDEDDFVKVEDLPLKLAVYSEADIMKKMETEAQTKSLSDELLDGGGAQDQELVGDAQTLKEPETFGAQNA; from the exons acaagaaaaagcttAGTGGAGAAGGTGAAACGAGACTTACTAATGACATATCTCCAGAATCTTCACCTGGAATGGAACGACGCAAGACCAGAACTTCTCATAGCTTTCCTCATGCTCGATACATGACTCAGATGTCTGTTCCAGAGCAGGCTGAACTAGAAAGGCTTAAACAAAGAATAAACTTCAGTGATCTGGATCAG AGAAGCATTGGAAGTGATTCTCAAGGCAGGGCAACGGCTGCTAATAACAAACGTCAgcttaatgaaaacaaaaaaccattCAACTTCCTGTCACTGCAGATTAACACTAACAAAAGCAAAGATCCTGCCTCAGGTTcccaaaaaaaggaaggtgGGGTATCAGCGCAATGTAAAGAGTTGTTTGGAGCTGCTCTAAGCAAGGATTTCTTGCAAAATTGTCAAGTGTCTGCTCAAGAAGATGGAACGGGAGAACAAGCGATGGATAGTAGCCAG ATTGTGAGCAGACTAGTTCAGATTCGCGACTATATTGCTAAGGCCAGCTCCATGCGGGATGATCTtgtagagaaaaatgaaagatcGGCCAATGTTGAGCGTTTATCACACCTTATAGATGACCTTAAAGAGCAGGAGAAATCCTATCTGAAATTTTTGCAAAAGATGCTT gctAGAGAAAATGAGGAGGATGATGATCGGACTATAGATTCAGCTGTGGGATCTGGTTCTGTAGGTGAGAGCACATCGCTAAACATTGATGTGCAGTCTGAGGCTTCAGATACCACG GAGGTGTCTTTTAGTTTGAGTTGTCGGCCCTGCATTGAGGACAAACTAGGGAATTCAGCTTCCCAAGAACAGGTTACAGACATTGATGTTACACCAAGCCCTAAAGTGAAAAGTGAGAGAGCTGCTCTGAATGACAGGGAAATCTGGCCTTGTGGGATTAATAGCCAGGATCATGGATTGCTTTCAAAG GCCAGAGATCCTCAACAGGAAGCTAAAGAGGAGTTGGAGAACTTGAAGAAACAGCATGATTTATTGAAAAGAATGCTACAACAGCAGGAGGAATTAAAGGCTCTTCAAGGAAGACAGGCAGCTCTTCTTGCTTTGCAGCATAAAGCAGAGCAAGCGATTGCTGTCCTGGATGATTCTG TTGTAACAGAAACTACAGGTAGTGTTTCAGGAGTGAGTCTTACATCAGAACTGAATGAAGAATTGAATGACTTAATTCAACGCTTTCACAACCAACTTCATGATTCACAG ACACAGTCTGTGCCTGACAATAGAAGGCAAGCAGAAAGCCTTTCACTTACCAGAGAGATTTCACAAAGCAGAAACTCTTCAATGTCTGAACGCCAGTCAGATGAGAAGGCACAGCTTTTTAACAAGATGCGAATGTTGCAGggtaaaaagcaaaaaatggaCAAACTATTAGGAGAACTTCATACACTTCGTGACCAACATCTAAATAACTCTTCCT ttTTTCCTGCTTCAGGTTCTCCTCAAAGGAGTGTTGATCAAAGAAGTACAACTTCAGCTGCTTCTGGTCCTGTAGGCATAGTAACTGTTGTCAACGGTGAAACAAATAGTCTGGCATCTGCTCCCTATCCTCCTGATTCCCTGGTTTCTCAAAATGAGAGTGAAGAGGATGAAAATCTAAATCCGACAGAAAAGCTTCA gaaGCTAAATGAGGTTCGTAAGAGACTGAATGAGTTACGTGAGTTAGTTCACTACTATGAGCAGACGTCTGATATGATGACAGATGCTGTGAATGAAAACActaaggaggaggaagaaacagaagaatcaGAAAGTGATTCTGAGCATGAGGATCCACAGCCTGTTACTAATATTAG AAACCCTCAAGGAATCAGTACTTGGAGTGAAATAAATAGCAACTCAAATGTACAGTGTGGAACTAATAACAGAGATGGAAGACATCTTAATACAGACTGTGAAATAAACAACCGATCTGCTGCTAATATAAGGACTCTAAAAATGTCTTCTGCTTTAG ACTGTCATAATAGGGAGAATGACAAACACCTCGATCTACCCCGAGGTGAAGATGATGAAGTGGAAGAAGATCGAGTTAGTGAAGATTCCATGTCTAGTCACAGAAGCAGCCTGGGTGATGTGGCTGGAGATGCCGAGTTTGAGCAGAAGATCAATAGGCTTATAGCTGCAAAACAGAAGCTTAGACAGTTACAAAACCTTGCGGCTATGGTGCAG GATGATGATCCAGAACCTCAAGGAGCAATTGCAAATGCATCTAATATTGGTGACTTGTTGGGTGAGGTGGAAGAGACAAAGCAACAACCAAACAATGTCCGAGCAAGTTCcaacaagttaaaaaaagatGTGCGACTGAATGAAAAAGCAAG AGAGAAGTTCTATGAAGCTaaacttcagcagcagcaacgGGAGCTTAAGCAGttacaagaagaaagaagaaaactgtttgaaatccaggaaaaaattcAAGTGTTACAGAAAGCTTGTCCTGACCTTCAG TTGTCAGCTGGCCTGGGTAACTGCCCAGCAAATAGACAGACTTCACAAGCAACATCAACTCCAGCCATGAATGACTGTAACACAGCTGGCAAGCCTTTATTTGAGTGTGATGAATCTGTACCAATAGGCAATGAG CAGTTATGGTCTGAGATGAGAAGACATGAGATTTTAAGAGAAGAATTGCGACAGAGAAGAAAGCAGCTTGAAGCTTTAATGGCTGAAGATCAGAGAAGGAGAGAGCTTGCAGAAACAGTATCTGCTGTTGCTGCATCTCTTAAAAGTGAAGGGTCAGAAGCTCAGTGTActccacagcagagcaggactgaAAA GACAATGGCTACCTGGGGAGGTTCTACCCAATGTGCcctagaggaagaaaatggagatGAAGACTGTTATCTCTCTGATGGAGTTGGCCAGgcagaagaagaggaagaagatgcATCAAGTTTGAATTACAGTTTCTCTGTTTATCCCAATAACAACATACCAGAAAATGCCTATTTTGttaaaggaaacaaagataG GTGGAAAAACTGCCGTCCCCTTTCAGCAGATGGAAATTATCGTCCAGTGTCTAAGGCCAGGCAACAGCAAAACATAACTATGCGGCGTCAGGAGAATTTTCGGTGGATGTCTGAGCTTTCCTATGTAGAAGAAAAGGAACAATGGCAAGAGCAGATCAATCAGTTGAAGAAACAGCATGAATTTAGTGTCAGCATTTGTCAAACTTTGATGCAGGATCAGCAG aCCCTCTCTTGCCTTCTACAGACTTTGCTCACAGGCCCCTACAGCATGATGCCAAATAATGTTGCATCTTCACAAATAAATCTTATTATGCATCAGTTAAACCAGTGTTACACTCAACTGAATTGGCAGCAGAATAATGTCCAAAG gtTGAAACAAATGTTAAGTGATCTTATGCAGCAGCAAGAACAACAGTGTCAAGAGAAACCATCAAGAAAGGAGAGAGGCAGTAGTGCACCTCCACCTCCATCTCCTGTTTTCTGTCCATTCAACTACCCTCCACAACCTGTGAACCTCTTTAGTGTTCCAGGATTTACTAATTATTCTTCCTTTGCTCCAG GTATTAACTGTAATCCAGTGTTCCCATGTGGTTTTGGAGATTTTGCACATAATGTTTCTCCACgcagcagtgagcagcaggagcaacaACATCCTCTAGATCCTAATACTGCTGGGAAAACTGAGTATATGGCATTCCCCAAACCCTTTGAAAGCAATTCCTCTAAcggaggagaaaaacaaag aaGGAATCATAGACAACCtgaagaggaaatggaaaaaagatcAACTTGGCTTGATGATAGCcaagaaatgaagaaagatgATCAGTCTCAGCTGAATGCAGGTTTTGCAGTTTCAGTACAAAACATTGCTTCTAGTCATAAAAATCAGTGTGATGTGAACCGGAGAAGAGAGTTTGATGAAGAGTCTTTGGAGAGCTTCAGTAGCATGCCTGATCCAATAGACCCAACTACTGTGACAAAGACATTTAGATCTAGAAAAGCATCAGCGCAAGCAAGCCTGGCATCAAAAGATAAAACGCCCAAATCCAAGAATAAGAGGAAGAGTTCTTCTCAGCTAAAAGgcagaattaaaaatactg GTTATGAAAGTGCAAGTGCCTCTAGTGTGTGTGAACCCAGCAAGAACAATAAAAGCAGACACTCTGATGATGTGGTTCATGCAAAGGTGTTCAGCAAAAGGAATCAGGAAcaattggaaaaaataattaaatacagtAGATCTACAGAAATGTCTTCAG CGCATGCTAGGAGAATTCTGCAGCAGTCTAACAGAAATGCATGCATTGAAGCGCCAG aaactgGTAGTGATCTTTCTATGTTTGAAGCTTTGCGAGACACAATTTATTCTGAAGTGGCAACTCTTATTTCTCAAAATGAGTCTCGTCCCCACTTTCTTATTGAACTTTTCCATGAGCTTCAGCTGCTAAATACAGATTATCTGAGGCAAAGGGCTCTATATGCTTTACAG GATATAGTGACCAGACATTTatgtgagaaaaatgaaaaaggaaagtgtGCAAAATCACTGAATTCTACAACATGGGTGGCATCAAATTCTGAACTCACTCCTAGTGAAAGCCTTGCCTCTACAGATGAT GAAACTTTTGGCAAGAACTTTTCTACAGAAGCATGTCAAGATTGTGAACAACCTGATGCAGACAATGGCAGTATTATGTCTACTTCTTCAAATTTTGAACCCTTTGCTACTGATGACCTTG GTCCAGGTACTGGTGAGTGTCAGTCTGGGCCACAGTCAGGTGATGTTTCTTCAGTTCCATGTCCTCGTATAGATACTCAGCAGCTTGACCGGCAGATTAAAGCAATTATGAAAGAGGTCATTCCTTTTCTGAAG GAACACATGGATGAAGTCTGTTCTTCTCAATTACTGACATCAGTAAGACGTATGGTCTTGACTCTTACGCAACAAAATGATGAAAGTAAAGAATTTGTGAAGTTCTTTCATAAGCAGCTTGGCAGTATACTTCAG GATTTACTGGCGAAATTTGCTGgtagaaaattaaaagattGTGGGGAGGATCTTCTTGTGGAGATCTCTGAAGTGTTATTCAATGAATTAGCCTTTTTTAAACTCATGCAAGACTTGGACAACAACAGTATTTCTGTAAAGCAGAGATGTAAACGAAAAATAGAAACCACGGAAGTAATGCAGTCTTATGCTAAAgag GCAAAAAAAGGTCTCCAGGTGGatgtttgttcttctgttgaAGATGTCGATGAGGACAAA GACAAGGATGAGACTGAAACTGCTAAACAAGTACCGGACTCAGAAGTATGTGCCTGTAACGGAGTGCCTGAAAGTATTAGATCTGATGCATCTGATcaagaggaagatgaggaaagTGAAAGCGGTCCAGTGGCAATAA GTTTATCAAAAGCAGAAACTCAAGCTCTGACTAACTATGGCAGTGGAGAAGATGAGAATGAAGATGAAGAAATAGAATTTGAGGAAGGACCTGTTGATGTGCAAACATCACTACAAGCCAGCAGtgaaacaactgaaaatgaaCAG ACTTCAAACCAAGAATTGAGTAAGGCAAAAAACAGTGAGATTTTGTCATCAGAACAAGAGCCTGTTAATGTTAAAG GTGAACAAGATGTGGCTGCAACTGTGCATCATTACCTCAGTGTTATGGAGAATACACCAGCTTTAATAGTCAATACCCCAGAATCCTTTATAACAGCCACTGTGAAAACTGAAGGATTAAGCTCATCTTTGGCAGTGAATGAAACTCAAACACCGGATACCACGTGTGCAGAAAACAAATCTGCTGCAAGTTCTGAAAGCTCCATGGCTGGCAGCCCTGATACGGAGTCACCTGTGCTAGTGAACGAATAC GAACCTGGTTCTGGAAATGTAAGTCAAAAATCTGATGAAGACGACTTTGTGAAAGTTGAAGACTTGCCCCTCAAACTTGCTGTGTATTCAGAG GCAGATATAATGAAAAAGATGGAAACAGAGGCCCAAACCAAGAGTTTGTCTGATGAATTACTGGATGGAGGTGGAGCTCAAGACCAAGAATTAGTAGGAGATGCCCAAACATTGAAAGAACCTG AAACTTTTGGAGCTCAAAATGCGTAA